The sequence CGATAAAATCATTGAAGGTGGACACGCCATCGCTATGCCAGGAATGATCAATAGCCATACTCATATTGGGATGATCCCTTTTCGTTCATTAGGCGACGATTCCCCTGACCGTTTGCGCCGCTTTCTCTTTCCTTTAGAAAAAGCCTGCATGACCAAAGAGTTAGCCTACCATAGTGCTAAATACGCTATTGCGGAAATGCAGTTAGCCGGTGTCACTACTTTTATGGATATGTATTATTTTGAAAACGAACTGGCTGTAGCGACAGATGAAATGGGCTCCCGAGCACTATTAGGCGAAACCGTTATTGACTTCGAAACATGCGATACAACTGAAGTTTATGGCGGGCTAAAAGTTGCGGAAGAATTTATTCCTAAATGGTTGAACCATAAATTGATCACACCAGCCATTGCACCTCATGCCCCTAATACAAATAGCCCAGAAGCTTTATTAGAAGCTTGCCGTCTCTCTGAAAAATACAATGTTCCTATCACAATGCACTTGAGTGAAATGGATTATGAAATGCAGTATTTTAACGAACACTATAAAACGACTCCTGTAGAATTTCTTGAAAGCATCGGTTTCTTAAAAGAAAATAGCCGTTTGATTGCTGCTCATTGTATTCATCTAACGGATCTGGATATCGAATTGTTGGAAAAATTTGATGTTGCAGTAGCCCATTGCATTGGAGCTAATACAAAGTCAGCTAAAGGAGTTGCTCGCATCCACGACATGTTGGCTCATAACATTCGTGTTGGACTTGGCACAGATGGGCCCAGCAGCGGCAACACATTAGATTTGTTTACCCAAATGAAATTGTTTGCAAATTTCCATAAAACGACCTTAAAAGATCGAGGGGCATTTCCGGCAGCAGAGATCGTCGATTTAGCAACCATGGGCGGTGCACGGGCTTTAAAATTGGATGATACAGTTGGTTCATTGGAACCTGGCAAAAAAGCCGATTTGGTTTTAGTTGAAACTGATTCGGTCAATATGTTCCCGTTGTTTGATCCGTATGCTGTTCTAGTGTATTCCGCTAATGCGAGCAATGTGAGAGATGTCTTTATCAATGGCGAGGCAGTCGTTCGAAATAAACGATTGATCCGCTATAGTTTAGCTGCATTACGAGAAACTCTTTATTCACACATGGGTGATTTTTCAAAAACGGCCAAAATCTATGCAGCTGAATGATTTCAGAAACTGCTTTTACGCTTTTTCGATTGGTTTCCGACACCTTAAAAAGCGTTTTTACTGGTGCTAATTTTTTCTTCCACTTATAATGAAAGCATAACCACTCATTCTTTAGTAATGACAACCCAATAAATCCTTTAACGATTTTGAAAGGTCGGTGTACAGCGATGTTCGAATTAGATCATTTTGAAGTTATCGGCCGATTGCTTGCTTCTATTCTTTTTGGAAGTGCTATTGGTTAT is a genomic window of Carnobacterium sp. CP1 containing:
- a CDS encoding amidohydrolase; translation: MKTLIKDVYVLTMNNKKDVYKNGYVLLEDDQILAVGSMQDLTKEAAYDKIIEGGHAIAMPGMINSHTHIGMIPFRSLGDDSPDRLRRFLFPLEKACMTKELAYHSAKYAIAEMQLAGVTTFMDMYYFENELAVATDEMGSRALLGETVIDFETCDTTEVYGGLKVAEEFIPKWLNHKLITPAIAPHAPNTNSPEALLEACRLSEKYNVPITMHLSEMDYEMQYFNEHYKTTPVEFLESIGFLKENSRLIAAHCIHLTDLDIELLEKFDVAVAHCIGANTKSAKGVARIHDMLAHNIRVGLGTDGPSSGNTLDLFTQMKLFANFHKTTLKDRGAFPAAEIVDLATMGGARALKLDDTVGSLEPGKKADLVLVETDSVNMFPLFDPYAVLVYSANASNVRDVFINGEAVVRNKRLIRYSLAALRETLYSHMGDFSKTAKIYAAE